Proteins found in one Bactrocera oleae isolate idBacOlea1 chromosome X, idBacOlea1, whole genome shotgun sequence genomic segment:
- the LOC138858109 gene encoding platelet glycoprotein Ib alpha chain-like, producing MDVDTPMTPTPTVRSATNVPRTGPSPMPPAAAATTLETAPATTPVSAPAPHGGTRLPPTLSSLPSEQTTSHDTSSQLEARRRPPTLRSRATRPQPSTRAVHPRSGTSIWRRQPGPQPRRSTGLSIVISTLQQLQRLLG from the exons atggatgtggatacgccaaTGACTCCAACGCCAACTGTGCGATCGGCGaccaacgtgccacgcactGGGCCTTCCCCAATGCCACCAGCTGCAGCTGCAACTACCCTTGAAACAGCACCTGCAACGACACCGGTATCCGCACCAGCTCCTCATGGTGGCACGCGACTACCACCGACGCTATCATCTCTGCCTTCAGAG cagaccacatcacacGATACTTCATCGCAGCTCGAGGCGCGACGTCGGCCACCTACCCTTCGAAGCCGCGCAACAAGACCGCAACCCTCAACTCGTGCGGTACACCCGCGGAGTGGAACTTCGATATGGCGTCGACAGCCTGGAccgcaaccacgtcgttccaCGGGTCTGAGCATCGTTATATCTACGCtgcaacagctgcagcgactactaggctaa